The genomic DNA TCTTGAGCTGACTCCAATACTCCCTAAAATACCCCTTAATTCTTCCCAAATAtttccaccaactgggaccaCGTCTTCAAcatatgagggtgtgtgtgtgtgttcttatttaAACTACCAGAGTGCTCATTTCAGAGAAGCcagtggtgtacacacacacacacacatttcagaacAGTGGCTTTGCGCTGCATAAATCTTGTCCTGGAATTGCAGGCATTTTAGGCTTACACCCTAGTTCAGCTCTAGGTTATTCAAGGGTTGGGAGGCTGCCCTGTGTCAACCATGAAGGCGGTGACCCATACCTTCCTTACTCATACCATACAGTTTATTCCGATGATGTTTTCCCTGCTCCCATGTGAGTGTGTTTGCATGCTGTGTGCTTGTTGTAAGCATGtatattctaccactgagctccaatGATATCAGCTACTTTTTGGAGAACATGGTTGATTATTTCAGTACTTATGAGGTCAAAGTTtaactttgtgtctctgtcttagTGCCAACTACCTGCTGCCAGGCCCCTTCTCCTCTCTGCACTCTAGCATTGAAATCCTGAAGAAGAGAGCCCAGGACCTGATCGAAAACATCAATGAGAGCAGACAGAAGGACCATGCACTTATGACCAACTTCAGGGACAGCCTCAAGATGAAGGTAAAAGACTCCTCAGGGGGAAGGCAGGGCCTGTATGGTCTGACATCTGTCAGGTTCCAGACACCCTGCTAGGCAGGCGCTTTGCTCATAGTTCTCATTTTACTCTAAAACAGTCAATAAATAGGTTGGCCATATCATAAGTGAGAAAAGTAAAGCTTAGAAATGAATGCTTTTGGATGAATTTGTTGCTTATGATAGAACATTTGCCTAACTTGAAAACTGCTGTTGGTTTGATAACCATttacacacactttttctttctttctttctttctttctttctttctttctttctttctttctttctttctttccttccttccttccttccttctcagagacagggtttctctgtagctctggctgccctggaactctctgtagaccaggctgtgcttgaactcaatcacttgcctctgactcctgagtgttgTAATTAAAAGCATGTGGCACCACGACCAGGTTCACACACAGTATTTTAAGTGGTAAACTAGGTATGGAAGttccgcctttaatcccagcacttgggaagtagaggcaggcaaatctctgtaggtccaaggccagcctggtatatataatgagtttcaagttgtactatatagtgagtctttctcaaaaaaagggtaggggtgggaggtagGTGAGACTTGAGATAGCTCATTAGTTAAGAGCtcttactgctcttctagaggactgggTTTGACTCCTAACTGTAAGTTACCCATGACAGGTACCTTATAACTGCCTATGACTACAGCTCCAGTaaccagatgccctcttctgacctccacagtcacTAGAAATGCATGTTATACATAtagacaagcaggcaaaacacccatatctttggggtgggtgggtgaatgaTATAAGGGAGCCAGGCTTAGGATCCCTAATTCAGGAGCCTTAAGGTTGCTAGATCAGTATTCTAATACTGGGCTATATTTATGCCCCAGCCTTCttattttgaagcagggtctcacttgCCCAGTTGGCCTTAACTTGTAAGATTCccgcctcagctttctgagtaactaggattataggcctgctctaacaggcctggctgtggtTTGCCTACTCATGTGTCTGTAGAAAGTAGCTGTGGTCTGGTCTGGAATGGGATAGTTGGTTCTAAAATACAcacctggtggcgcacacctttaatcccagcacttgggaggcagaggcaggcagatcactgagttttaagccagcctggtctacaaagagagttccaggacagccagggctgttacacagagaaatcttgtctggaaaaacccaaacaaaataacaaaccacacacatagaAATAGTCAGGTACaatgggacacacctgtaatcccagcactcagggaggcagagacctgtggatctctgtgagtttgagaccagcctagtctacaaagtaagtccaggacaggcaaggccacaaagagaacccctgtctcaataaaacaaaacagaacacagaaatgtaagaatatgcttttattttagtcCCGGGTGTGGGATATGCAGCTGACCATAGTTtgtctcgtgctctagcagaggcctggctttgccagctgcagatagtttctgcaattgtgtggcatttggaattctgggaacttttcagggGTTATATAAATTAGAGGGCCCCTATAGGGGAAGTCAGTggttgttggttgggttttgttagTAGCCGTggtcaaagaacaaacaaaaggaaagaaattagatacaGGAATTTCTCTAattcctctcttcccccatccttgtttctctcctacctagtgttaggggTGAAACCAGGAGGAtaaaaggtaggaaaaagaaagaactcacaaattagcaaagaccagctacagcCTTTCCTTGGTATACAATAAGAGGATTAGTTCCAGAATCTCAAGGATGCCAGTGTTTTAGTTGGTGCTCAGTCCTCTCATATCAAATGAGTTAGTATTTGCACAGAGCTGATGCATGCCtttctgtacattttattttaagatttgtttattatgtatacattgtttttaCCTACCCGTTCCCCttgcatcccagaagagggcaccagatctcattctagatggttgtgagccctcatgtggttgctgggaattgaacttaggacgtctggaagagcagtgctcttaacctctgagccatctccccagccccaatttTTGTTTGAGGTAGAGCTTTCTATATAACTCtagatggcctagaactcaatgTGTAGCCTAGGAGAccccgcctgcctctacttccaggtgctaggattatacaTCTGATTTCCTACAGATTTTACCTTTcctgttgttttttaatcattcCTCGATTTAATGTGAAGAAccaactgaattttttttttttaaagtttttcaagacagggtttctctgtgttatcttggctttcctgaacttcctttgtagaccaggctggcctagaactcacagtgattttgcctgcctctgcctctggagtgctgggattacaggcctatccctataattccagctctagggtCAGGCATTCAAAACCACCCTCAACTACATaacatgttcaaggccagtcctCACTACATGAGACTGACCATCTGAAATATAAGAACTGGGAATGGTGGTATATACTGTGtgtatataatcccagcactaaggactttgagacaggaagataactgagctacacagcaggactatgtctcaaaaaaaaaaaaaaaagtaacataaaaTTTTACCTGCAGTCAGTGTAATTCTTGGTTACTTTTTGCAAGGTCTCTGATCTGACAGAGAAGTTGGAGGAGAGGATGTACGAGGTGTACAGCCACCACAGCAAGATCATTCAGGAAAGACTCCAGGAATTCACCCAGAAGATGGCAAAGATCAGCCATCTGGAAATGGAGCTCAAAGAAGTCTGCTATACTGTGGAAACTGTGTATAAGGACCTATGTGCCCAGTCTGAGGTAAAACTTTGGGGGTGAGGCAGTGCAGGGAATAAAGTCCAGGGCATAGCATTTGCACAGGTCAGACAGGTCCTTGGTCACTAATACCTACCACAACTCTAGGAAACAGGACTGCACTGTCCTGTCCCAGCCCACAGGGTTACAGTCCCTGTAAAAGCCCTTGGTGTTCTGCCACCTTGTTGGGGGTTCCTAGTTACATGGTCTGGACTGAGAAGCCAAACTCTTGTCCATGTTGTTATTGTGTAGTTATCTGTGTCATGAAAGGACAAAGTGTCCCCTGCCAGTCAGAGACTGTCTAGTCCAAAGTCTATGCACTGTTCTGGAGTGCACTCCTAAGAGAAGCTCCCCACACTACCTCTGGTTACCAGTAAGCCTAGCTCAACCCCACGGAGTAAGGCACAGGCTCTTTATTCTCCTCTTTTATCTGCTCAGTGTAGAACATAGAAGGTACTGCCCCTGGGATGGAGGCACGATGGCACACTGTAAACTCCAGTGCATCTTCTCACAAGGCTCCAGCGCTCCATCTCAGTGGCTTCTGTGTCACTTCCTTTTGTCTCTCCTCCCCCAGTTACAAAAAGCTTAAAACAAGGTAGATGGACTCTGATCTCGTTGCAGTTTTAAAAGGTCGAGGGCCATACAGAGAGTTAGTTGCATCTTCTTTCTGTGGGGCATATCTGAATGTCTTCCACAAAAATTTCCATAGTCTCAAATCAGTGTCTCCCTTTCACCGTAAAAGCTGCATCCATCCACCGCCTGAGCAGGTCAACAAAGCATGGTGCTGCCAGGATCCAGCCAGGCATGCTCAGCTGAAGTGGGTTCACTTGCCAACTGTGAAGGCCTGAATCCCAGTAATTGCTCTCCCAAGGATCAGAGCATGAATgtcatgtgtacctgtgtgagaGGAATGTCAGAATTGGTTTGGAATCTTTGTAACTCACCTTTAAAGTCAACCTTTGTGCCACCCTAGGTGCCCACTTCAGAAGAACAGAATTATCAAGATGGTGAATGCTGACTTCTAAGAGGCCCCGTCCTAACAACAGTCACCAGGAAAAGGCACAGAAGCTAACTACCAAAGTGTGACAAGGCTAGCCCTGCCATAGCCTTAGCAAATCCAGCCAGCCTATACCTACAGTTGATTAAATGTCTGATTTCTACCCTGGTCATACTTtactccagcactgggaagactgCAGACACGTGGATGCTTCCTTGCCCCTTCCCAccttcagaggcagcagcacaAACCATGGCTGCCCTTTGCAAGAGTGAGTCCGTTTACTTCCAGAA from Acomys russatus chromosome 26, mAcoRus1.1, whole genome shotgun sequence includes the following:
- the Syce2 gene encoding synaptonemal complex central element protein 2, with translation MERQGVDASPAQLKDQDPQASVESGEHQRKENPEEEASAAAASANYLLPGPFSSLHSSIEILKKRAQDLIENINESRQKDHALMTNFRDSLKMKVSDLTEKLEERMYEVYSHHSKIIQERLQEFTQKMAKISHLEMELKEVCYTVETVYKDLCAQSEVKLWG